CTCCTGCAGCCACGCCATCGGCGTGGAGCAGATCGCCTACAACAGCGATCACGTCACCGACGTGCAGCCGGCGATCCAGGTCTGGGAGCAGAAGCTCGTCGACCTGAAGGCGATCAAGCCCGCCAACTAGATCGCACGACACCGAGCATCAAAGGAGACGAGTCGATGGCACCACGAGCAGCGGCAGCAAGGAGCGCACGATGCTGAAACTCATCGGTACGCGGCTGCTGCTCGTGGTGCCCCAGCTGCTGATCGTCTCGACGCTGGTGTTCCTGCTGGTGTATCTCATCCCCGGCAGCGCCGCCGCGATGATCCTCGGCGATGCGGGCGCGAACCCCGAGGCCATCGCGAGGGTCGAAGCGCAGCTGGGCCTGGATCGTCCGTTCTTCGTGCGCCTGTTCGAGTGGGTGGCGGCCGCTCTGCACGGAGACCTCGGCACGTCCCTGCAGAGCGGTCGCCCGGTGGCCGATCTGGTCGCCGAGCGCATCCCGGCGACGCTGTCGCTGGTGGGCGGCGGCCTGCTGGTCGCCATCGTGCTCGGTCTCAGCCTCGGCGTGCTCGCCGGCACGCACCCGCGTCGCCCGATCGACCGCGGCGTGACCGGCTTCAGCTCCCTGCTGCAGTCGGTGCCGGAGTTCTGGCTCGGGCTGCTGATGATCCTCGTGTTCGTGATCCACCTCGGCATCGCGCCGATCGTCGCCTGGGTGCCCCCGCAGCAGGATCTCGGTGCCTGGCTGCGGGGCCTGGTGCTGCCCGCCCTCGCGCTGGGAGCCGGCGCGTCCGCGCTGATCATCAGACAGACGCGGGCAGCCGTGGCATCCGCTCTCGAATCGCGATACGCCGACACGCTGACCGCCGCGGGAGTACCCCGCCACCGCATCATCTGGGTGTACGGACTCAAGAACGCGATGGTGCCCGTCCTCGCATCATCCGCTCTCGCCGTGTCGATCCTCTTCGGCACGAGCCTCGTGATGGAACGCGTGTTCTCGTTCCCCGGCTTGGGCACGATGCTGCTCAACGGAGTGCTCTCGAAGGACTTCCCCTCGTGCAGGGCACCGTTCTGGTGATCTGCGTCATCGTCATCGCCGTCAACCTCGTGGTCG
Above is a window of Microbacterium suwonense DNA encoding:
- a CDS encoding ABC transporter permease, with the translated sequence MLKLIGTRLLLVVPQLLIVSTLVFLLVYLIPGSAAAMILGDAGANPEAIARVEAQLGLDRPFFVRLFEWVAAALHGDLGTSLQSGRPVADLVAERIPATLSLVGGGLLVAIVLGLSLGVLAGTHPRRPIDRGVTGFSSLLQSVPEFWLGLLMILVFVIHLGIAPIVAWVPPQQDLGAWLRGLVLPALALGAGASALIIRQTRAAVASALESRYADTLTAAGVPRHRIIWVYGLKNAMVPVLASSALAVSILFGTSLVMERVFSFPGLGTMLLNGVLSKDFPSCRAPFW